One genomic region from Cnuibacter physcomitrellae encodes:
- a CDS encoding cytochrome c oxidase assembly protein: MTGPSGPVWLPTLPPDLAQLLAPNLQPVPLIPVIGVVLLVAYLSGAVRLWVGGQRWSVWRTISFVSGCILLIVVMGVGLEGYGYGMLSVFMFQQLTLMMTVPPLLILGSPGTLLLRATPHRGLGMTVNRFAFWGLRSRAFRVLLHPALMIPLFLFTFYGLYLSGAASALLQTWIGHVGLELLFLISGILFTLPLISADPLPVRQSHLGRLIDVFIEMPLHAFFGVILMMATVPLVTYFAAPPVSWRVDPLEDQLFAGGLAWSYGEAPTLIILLVLLGRWYRDDTRRARLADRRHDLHGDPDLDAYNDYLSRLNDRADDPAQKGQL; this comes from the coding sequence GTGACGGGCCCCTCCGGGCCGGTGTGGCTACCGACGCTGCCTCCCGATCTCGCGCAACTGCTCGCTCCGAATCTGCAACCTGTTCCCCTGATCCCAGTCATCGGCGTCGTGCTGCTCGTCGCCTACCTAAGTGGAGCGGTCAGGCTGTGGGTGGGGGGACAGCGATGGAGTGTGTGGCGCACGATCAGCTTCGTCAGTGGCTGCATCCTCCTGATCGTGGTCATGGGCGTTGGCCTGGAAGGCTATGGCTACGGCATGCTCTCAGTGTTCATGTTCCAGCAGCTCACCCTCATGATGACTGTGCCCCCGCTGCTCATCCTCGGATCACCGGGAACACTCCTGCTCCGCGCCACACCGCACCGTGGTCTGGGGATGACCGTAAACCGGTTCGCATTCTGGGGATTACGGTCCCGGGCCTTTCGCGTCCTGCTCCACCCGGCACTGATGATCCCACTGTTCCTCTTCACCTTCTACGGGCTCTACCTCTCCGGAGCAGCCTCCGCGCTTCTGCAAACCTGGATCGGCCACGTCGGATTGGAGCTGCTGTTTCTAATCAGCGGTATCCTCTTCACCCTCCCGTTGATCTCCGCCGACCCGTTGCCTGTCCGTCAGAGTCATCTCGGTCGACTCATCGACGTCTTCATCGAGATGCCGCTCCACGCCTTCTTCGGGGTCATCCTCATGATGGCCACCGTGCCGCTGGTCACGTACTTCGCCGCTCCGCCCGTGAGCTGGCGGGTGGATCCACTGGAGGACCAGCTCTTCGCCGGCGGCCTGGCCTGGTCCTATGGAGAGGCACCCACCCTGATCATCCTCTTGGTCCTCCTTGGCCGGTGGTACCGGGACGACACGCGACGTGCCCGACTCGCCGACCGGCGTCACGATCTTCACGGCGATCCCGATCTCGACGCCTACAACGACTACTTGTCTCGCCTCAACGACCGGGCGGACGACCCCGCTCAGAAAGGACAACTGTGA
- a CDS encoding copper resistance CopC family protein, with translation MTRHLRLSLTALALTLLATLGIVSPAQAHDALSAADPAPDSTVSTPLTTVTLTFNEAPLDGFDSAIAIAVLDPAGTDVSTGSVGVTDTVLSKAVSPTIAGTYQVLWQTVSTDGHPISGQYAFSYTVEPSPIPTPTAGETTTSTASPSTATPAPEPSPSSTAIPGDTYDTTFPIALIVGAVVIAALLTLGIVLGFRVRRRTTFTPKDGAP, from the coding sequence GTGACACGTCACCTCCGTCTCAGCCTTACCGCCCTCGCACTTACTCTCCTCGCGACCCTGGGGATCGTCTCGCCCGCGCAAGCCCATGACGCGCTCTCTGCCGCCGACCCGGCGCCAGATTCCACCGTCTCCACCCCGTTGACGACCGTCACGCTTACCTTCAACGAAGCCCCTCTAGATGGCTTCGACAGCGCGATCGCGATCGCGGTACTCGACCCCGCCGGCACCGATGTGTCCACCGGGAGCGTGGGCGTCACCGACACGGTGCTCTCGAAAGCCGTCTCGCCAACGATCGCAGGCACATATCAGGTGCTGTGGCAGACCGTCTCCACTGACGGCCACCCTATCTCCGGCCAGTACGCCTTCTCTTACACCGTCGAGCCGTCGCCCATACCCACGCCAACCGCCGGCGAGACGACGACATCAACGGCCAGCCCGTCCACTGCTACCCCTGCCCCAGAGCCGAGTCCGTCATCCACGGCAATCCCAGGGGACACCTACGACACCACCTTCCCCATCGCGCTGATCGTCGGCGCCGTGGTTATCGCAGCCCTCCTCACGTTAGGCATCGTGCTGGGTTTCCGGGTCCGTCGCCGCACCACCTTCACTCCAAAGGATGGCGCTCCTTGA